The following proteins are encoded in a genomic region of Amia ocellicauda isolate fAmiCal2 chromosome 6, fAmiCal2.hap1, whole genome shotgun sequence:
- the LOC136751792 gene encoding maestro heat-like repeat-containing protein family member 1, with product MKKMKKQVRPTNSGKADPGPDALWVKRLLANLEDSFRKALPFFRQYLVNNPQVALKQRLVILEAVETVSRKEPLSCTKRLMTAVISLKLPKMTDLMQPALKAHYTTETYVHRRIALCYGIIAPLIPKAELEAFLESDIMPKMMDSVTSKDIAVRGSVCFTLSHIARAVKAAGVAFTSKEKVLGVLMDFIKDQPRDGSSPSICKQVLYACFFLSQVRPVLRKQQMALVRLSVVEILSLPSKTRSGHSLEKVYSGNARCLLVLLRDILKQDFTPDTLVELLQPLQALCLSPHDLTRFRATAMVTTLLRFYQKESESVQVQGKVPVGRILASLVPRCLEPEPEGIKMALKSIKALMHIWLHGEGRDFFRDSLDNMMRYMDENSSVSCTCADLTQVIGRCLPQLQMETLVQSLIQGVGDCQPSSAHGSCTFLGSLLQAYPTELTGMFAPVIHGFLGLWDADETLRKSMRQVVCQLARMDKVAAINSLISYTSLADSNVQHLRWYSELWEAMAVNSLNPWTLSALVKYLQTAISGGHTVAACAILDNLSKFRPETLRMQFAELFSVLLPLLGPETPAPAAGLSVKIAAVQALKVLLSRKELDQEANQFEQSRAWELIWEEGREAEGIVLLTTALMRFAVLVLPDVVPKLCQQYSTMGKSQKLCVAAFFCALLQKSLSHLLDSSLLAVVIKKILEISEEPLEDIQRLAVQGLKALPKEEILRHALEQLHLLTGALSMWVMDGKPVVLKAISSLVTLLQLCEVGTATKLIPKAYHTAKECLESVNSEIRRATVVLLGVLLKRAFGNKALQKQCHGSLARLLLHLGDSRPAVSQACQLALQQCAPYFSGLNMVMEDHFNRETFIFTAFIREVNSVLQLRYPDTMGVYQNVALRLTKSCHHNIRSCAAVFIGALLEKMEKGFFNFLSRKKLNKGLSDLLKDPFSRVQKAAAEVKTGFPQA from the exons ATGAAGAAGATGAAGAAACAAG TCCGCCCCACCAATTCTGGCAAGGCAGACCCGGGACCAGATGCTCTCTGGGTTAAACGTCTGTTAGCCAACCTCGAGGACAGTTTCCGTAAAGCGCTGCCGTTCTTTCGGCAGTACTTGGTCAACAATCCTCAG GTGGCTTTAAAACAACGGCTTGTTATTCTCGAGGCAGTGGAGACAGTTTCCAGAAAAGAGCCGCTGTCTTGCACAAAGAGGCTGATGACCGCAGTCATTTCTCTGAAGCTGCCTAAGATGACTGACCTCATGCAGCCGGCATTGAAGGCCCACTATACGACTGAG ACCTATGTACACCGCAGAATTGCACTGTGCTATGGAATCATAGCCCCCTTGATCCCTAAAGCGGAACTGGAAGCATTCCTGGAGAGTGACATCATGCCCAAAATGATGGACTCCGTCACCTCCAAG GACATTGCAGTGAGGGGGAGTGTGTGCTTCACTTTGAGTCACATAGCACGGGCAGTCAAGGCGGCTGGAGTGGCCTTCACTTCCAAAGAGAAGGTGTTGGGTGTGCTGATG GATTTTATTAAGGATCAGCCTAGAGACGGGTCCAGTCCATCCATCTGCAAGCAGGTCCTGTATGCCTGCTTCTTCCTGAG CCAAGTGAGGCCGGTCTTAAGGAAGCAACAGATGGCTCTTGTGCGGCTGAGTGTTGTCGAAATCCTGTCTCTCCCCAGTAAGACCCGCAGTGGCCATTCACTCGAG AAGGTGTACTCTGGCAACGCAAGGTGTCTCCTTGTCCTGCTCAGAGACATTCTGAAGCAGGACTTCACCCCCGACACACTTGTGGAACTGCTGCAG CCCCTGCAAGCCTTGTGTTTGTCTCCACACGACTTGACAAGATTCAGGGCCACAGCAATGGTCACGACTCTCCTGCGGTTCTACCAGAAGGAGTCTGAATCCGTCCAG GTACAAGGGAAAGTCCCAGTGGGCCGAATTCTGGCATCCTTGGTCCCACGATGCTTAGAGCCTGAGCCGGAAGGCATAAAGATGGCTTTGAAGAGCATCAAGGCCCTTATGCACATATGGCTGCACGGGGAAG gtcgTGACTTTTTCAGGGATTCGCTGGATAACATGATGCGGTATATGGATGAGAACTCGTCTGTCTCATGCACCTGTGCTGATCTCACCCAG gtgATCGGCAGATGCCTCCCTCAGCTGCAGATGGAGACCTTGGTTCAAAGTCTGATTCAGGGAGTCGGGGACTGCCAGCCCAGCTCTGCCCATGGCTCCTGCACTTTCCTGGGAAGCCTCTTGCAGGCTTACCCCACTGAGCTCACTGGCATG TTTGCTCCAGTGATTCATGGCTTCCTGGGCCTGTGGGATGCGGACGAGACTTTGAGGAAGAGCATGAGGCAGGTTGTTTGCCAACTGGCAAGAATGGACAAAGTCGCGGCCATCAATTCCCTAATCAGCTACACGTCACTGGCTGATAG CAACGTTCAGCACCTGCGGTGGTACAGCGAGCTGTGGGAGGCCATGGCTGTCAACAGTTTGAATCCATGGACACTCAGCGCACTGGTGAAGTATCTCCAGACGGCGATCAGCGGTGGTCACACGGTGGCT GCCTGTGCTATACTGGACAACCTATCCAAATTCAGACCGGAGACCTTGAGGATGCAGTTTGCGGAGCTCTTCAGCGTCCTGCTGCCTCTTCTGGGTCCTGAGACTCCCGCTCCGGCAGCAGGCCTCAGCGTCAAGAT cgccGCTGTGCAAGCCCTGAAAGTGCTGCTGTCTAGAAAAGAGCTGGACCAGGAGGCAAATCAATTTGAACAGAGCAGAGCCTGGGAACTGATCTGGGAAGAAGGTCGGGAGGCGGAGGGCATCGTCCTACTGACGAC GGCTCTAATGAGGTTTGCTGTCCTAGTCCTACCGGATGTGGTACCCAAGCTCTGTCAGCAATACAGCACCATGGGAAAGAGCCAGAAGCTGTGTGTGGCAGCCTTCTTCTGCGCG CTTCTGCAAAAAAGCTTATCACACCTGCTTGACAGCAGCTTGTTAGCAGTGGTGATAAAGAAGATTCTGGAGATCTCAGAGGAGCCCCTGGAGGACATCCAGAGACTGGCAGTCCAAGGGCTGAAGGCTCTGCCCAAGGAGGAG ATACTCAGGCACGCTTTGGAGCAGCTGCATCTGCTGACTGGCGCTCTTTCAATGTGGGTGATGGATGGGAAGCCAGTCGTCCTGAAGGCCATCTCCTCTCTGGTCACCCTCCTCCAGCTTTGTGAAGTTGGAACAGCCACAAAACTCATCCCCAAGGCTTACCACACAGCGAAGGAGTGTCTGGAAAGT gtGAACTCTGAGATCCGCAGGGCCACTGTGGTCCTGCTGGGAGTGCTGTTGAAGAGGGCATTTGGGAATAAAGCATTACAGAAGCAGTGCCACGGCTCCCTGGCCAGGCTGCTGCTTCACCTCGGGGACTCCCGCCCAGCCGTCTCCCAG GCTtgccagctggctctgcagcagTGCGCACCATATTTCTCAGGTCTCAACATGGTGATGGAGGACCACTTTAACCGTGAGACCTTCATCTTCACCGCCTTCATCAGGGAGGTGAACTCTGTCCTT CAACTGCGGTACCCTGATACGATGGGCGTGTACCAGAACGTTGCCCTACGCCTCACCAAGAGCTGTCACCATAACATCCGGTCATGTGCAGCTGTCTTCATCG GGGCTCTCCTTGAGAAGATGGAGAAAGGCTTCTTCAACTTCCTTTCAAGAAAGAAGCTCAATAAAG GACTCTCTGACCTTCTAAAGGACCCGTTTTCAAGGGTCCAGAAGGCAGCAGCGGAAGTCAAGACTGGCTTCCCCCAGGCCTGA